In Paraburkholderia aromaticivorans, a single window of DNA contains:
- a CDS encoding IS110 family transposase, with translation MKLTPVGIDIAKNVLQVHHVDEETGEIVNKPIKRAKFLAYFANRAPCLIGMEASGGAQHWARQLIKMGHQVKLMPGQYVKAFNIRNKSDPADARAIWLAVQQPGKPVAVKTEMQQAMLALHRMREQLVKFRTMQINSLRGLLTEYGEVMGKGRLALDRAIPDVLARVADRLPAVLIDTLREQWNGLSVLDGQIAAIERRMREWKKEDKDVKAIAEIPGVGLLTATAAVATIGDPKMFRSGREFAACIGLVPKQVGSGGKLMLLGISKRGDTYLRTLLIHGARSVISSPKQHDPWIEQMKKRRPLNVVIVALANKMARTIWAVLAHSRSYQGGYVSAKPA, from the coding sequence ATGAAACTTACGCCAGTTGGTATCGACATCGCGAAAAACGTCCTTCAGGTACACCACGTGGACGAAGAGACCGGAGAAATCGTCAACAAGCCGATCAAACGGGCGAAGTTTCTCGCCTACTTTGCGAATCGCGCACCATGCCTGATCGGCATGGAAGCGTCTGGCGGTGCGCAGCACTGGGCAAGGCAGCTCATCAAGATGGGGCATCAAGTCAAGCTGATGCCAGGGCAATACGTGAAGGCCTTCAACATACGCAACAAGAGCGATCCCGCCGACGCCCGGGCGATCTGGCTCGCGGTACAGCAACCGGGCAAGCCGGTCGCGGTCAAGACCGAGATGCAGCAAGCGATGCTGGCGCTGCACCGGATGCGTGAGCAGCTGGTCAAATTCCGCACGATGCAGATCAACTCACTACGCGGACTGCTCACCGAATACGGCGAAGTCATGGGCAAGGGGCGGCTCGCCCTGGACAGGGCAATACCGGACGTGCTGGCCCGGGTCGCCGACCGCCTGCCGGCCGTGCTAATCGACACGCTGCGTGAGCAGTGGAACGGGCTAAGCGTACTGGACGGGCAGATCGCCGCGATCGAGCGACGGATGCGCGAATGGAAAAAGGAAGACAAGGACGTCAAGGCCATCGCCGAGATTCCTGGCGTCGGCCTGCTGACCGCGACAGCCGCCGTCGCGACGATCGGCGACCCTAAGATGTTCCGCTCCGGGCGCGAGTTTGCTGCCTGCATCGGACTGGTGCCTAAGCAGGTGGGATCCGGCGGGAAGCTTATGTTGCTGGGCATCAGCAAGCGGGGCGATACCTATCTTCGCACGCTCCTTATTCACGGCGCCCGCAGTGTTATCAGCAGTCCAAAACAGCATGATCCATGGATCGAGCAGATGAAGAAGCGGCGACCACTGAATGTCGTGATCGTCGCACTCGCGAACAAGATGGCCCGCACCATCTGGGCCGTCCTGGCCCACAGCCGCTCCTATCAGGGGGGATACGTGAGCGCCAAGCCGGCATAA
- the istB gene encoding IS21-like element helper ATPase IstB: MSNDFDATRLSLLLNDLRLPAVKQIWPGFAERSDKEGWPAARLLMALAEHEIAERDRRRIERHLKEARLLPGKTLENFDFDAVPMVSRAQVSALCAGDGWLRNGANLILMGPPGGGKSHLSSAIGLSLLEKGWKVLFSRTTDLVQRLQVARRELALESAINRLDRFDLVILDDFAYVSKDQAETSVLFELISARYEHRSLLLTANQPFGEWNKVFPDPAMTVAAVDRLVHHSTIFELNVESYRRRTALQRKQQGPGRPASFATPKNVDVAPHQEDQ, from the coding sequence ATGAGCAACGATTTCGACGCCACGCGCCTGTCGCTACTGCTCAACGATTTGCGGCTACCCGCCGTCAAGCAGATCTGGCCGGGCTTCGCCGAGCGCTCCGACAAGGAAGGCTGGCCCGCGGCGCGTCTGCTCATGGCGCTGGCCGAACACGAGATTGCCGAACGCGATAGACGTCGTATCGAACGCCATCTCAAGGAAGCCAGGCTATTACCGGGCAAAACGCTGGAGAACTTCGATTTCGACGCCGTGCCCATGGTGTCGAGAGCACAGGTCTCTGCGCTGTGCGCCGGCGACGGATGGCTGCGCAACGGCGCCAATCTGATCCTCATGGGACCGCCAGGCGGCGGCAAGTCGCACTTATCGTCGGCCATCGGCCTGAGTCTGCTGGAGAAGGGCTGGAAGGTCCTGTTCAGCCGCACTACCGATCTCGTGCAACGATTACAGGTCGCGCGCCGCGAACTGGCTCTCGAATCTGCTATCAACCGGCTGGATCGCTTCGATCTGGTCATCCTGGACGATTTTGCATACGTCAGCAAGGATCAGGCGGAGACATCAGTGTTGTTCGAGCTGATCAGCGCCAGGTATGAGCACCGTTCGCTTCTCCTGACCGCAAACCAGCCCTTTGGCGAGTGGAACAAGGTCTTCCCCGACCCGGCCATGACGGTGGCCGCCGTCGACCGGCTGGTCCATCACTCGACCATCTTCGAACTCAACGTCGAAAGCTACCGACGGCGCACCGCTCTGCAGCGCAAGCAGCAAGGACCAGGACGCCCGGCCAGCTTCGCCACACCGAAGAATGTCGACGTGGCGCCGCACCAGGAGGATCAGTGA
- a CDS encoding RES domain-containing protein — protein MSDNKKPTVEPPSYLRERLPSAVQLKECLTNEPFAVGGEAQLYRAAYLPESVLPMSVARAYRFGPPPELFSDGIEMPFWWLYAAHVAETAIWEAQFCKNDVTQPGTFYMDPFAVQHGIIAELRFPRPLRFWNLNGSASSRLGVYDDLSSPDYDWCQWFGYYMDVAMQSVDGAMRPDGFVYPSRRHRGHTAVAISSRALPELRDGVARTETPFAQHPDFERLLDDRLRVAPPAADASGD, from the coding sequence ATGAGCGACAACAAAAAGCCAACCGTCGAACCGCCGTCGTACCTGCGCGAGCGCTTGCCGTCGGCAGTGCAATTGAAGGAGTGCCTCACCAACGAGCCTTTCGCGGTCGGCGGTGAGGCGCAGCTGTACCGCGCTGCGTATCTACCTGAGAGTGTCCTGCCGATGAGCGTGGCGCGAGCGTATCGCTTCGGACCGCCGCCTGAACTATTTTCTGACGGCATCGAAATGCCGTTCTGGTGGTTGTACGCGGCGCACGTCGCCGAAACCGCGATCTGGGAGGCGCAGTTTTGCAAAAACGACGTGACACAACCAGGAACGTTCTACATGGACCCGTTCGCGGTACAACACGGCATCATTGCTGAACTGCGCTTTCCGCGGCCGCTCCGGTTCTGGAATCTCAATGGTTCCGCTTCGAGTCGTCTCGGCGTTTACGACGACCTTTCGAGCCCTGACTATGACTGGTGCCAGTGGTTTGGGTACTACATGGATGTCGCGATGCAGTCTGTCGACGGCGCTATGCGGCCAGATGGGTTCGTGTACCCGTCGCGACGCCACCGGGGCCACACTGCAGTAGCTATCTCCTCGCGCGCCTTGCCAGAATTGAGGGACGGCGTGGCGCGAACCGAGACGCCGTTCGCCCAGCACCCGGATTTCGAGCGACTGCTCGACGACCGGCTCCGAGTGGCGCCGCCCGCGGCTGACGCCTCTGGAGATTAA
- a CDS encoding DUF7686 domain-containing protein: MSQDLCEQCAQPTVAYDAIHYGSVEAGYRLLCTRCFNAEVAKRNGVTHFENVQLEPIRMTDCASEAHQFHFQMRLLGTMIVLDAFEIQDGFPAGYEFRIIGKPEDDVLTLLGRLVEKMRRVLAVKDLAIHGNQFQIRDQTVRALISSDPAGPATFL, from the coding sequence ATGAGCCAAGACCTATGCGAACAGTGCGCGCAGCCCACTGTTGCGTACGATGCAATTCACTATGGCTCTGTCGAAGCAGGTTACCGCCTGCTCTGCACCCGGTGTTTTAATGCCGAAGTCGCGAAGCGCAACGGCGTGACCCACTTCGAAAACGTGCAACTCGAGCCCATCCGGATGACAGATTGCGCCAGCGAGGCACATCAGTTCCATTTCCAGATGCGTCTGCTGGGCACCATGATCGTCCTTGATGCCTTCGAGATTCAGGACGGGTTCCCCGCAGGTTATGAATTCCGGATCATCGGCAAACCGGAAGATGACGTGCTGACTTTGCTTGGCCGCCTCGTGGAAAAAATGAGGCGCGTATTGGCAGTCAAGGACCTCGCAATCCATGGCAACCAGTTTCAGATCCGTGACCAAACCGTGCGGGCACTTATTTCGTCCGATCCGGCAGGCCCGGCGACATTCCTGTAG
- a CDS encoding transposase, which yields MIVLDNASIHHNIDQEIIDRWSLEHRMVLFYLPPYSPELNLIEILLKHAKYHWRRFVTWTKDTIDAEIETLLGGYGSEFEIRFS from the coding sequence GTGATCGTCCTCGACAACGCCTCGATTCATCACAACATTGATCAGGAAATCATCGACCGGTGGTCTCTTGAGCATCGCATGGTGCTGTTCTATCTGCCGCCCTACAGTCCCGAACTCAATCTCATCGAAATCCTCTTGAAGCATGCCAAATACCACTGGCGTCGCTTCGTCACCTGGACTAAAGACACCATCGATGCCGAGATCGAAACGTTGCTCGGCGGCTACGGCTCCGAGTTTGAAATCCGCTTCTCATGA
- a CDS encoding DUF7713 domain-containing protein: MDGREIGWDDFGRMLAAFEDWQFRLEIRDLADDV; encoded by the coding sequence GTGGATGGCAGGGAAATCGGCTGGGACGACTTCGGGCGTATGCTCGCTGCCTTTGAAGACTGGCAATTCAGGCTCGAGATCAGAGACCTGGCCGATGACGTTTGA
- a CDS encoding MFS transporter: MNTRRETLDRHASVGAASDSTQMANRAALSSIAGSALEWLDFAAYGAIAATVLPQLFFSKTDPTTGALAAFATFSVGFVARPLGGLVCGYLGDRVGRRNMLVFTFLLMGICSFLIGVLPTYASIGVTAPLALVVLRFMQGFALGGEVTGSQLLTMEHAPKDRRGFYSSFIAMGSPLAQVLANALLFGVAALLTNEQFLRFGWRVPFLFSFLLVAIGLFIRMRISETPAFKAEMEKKRRGSGQPAVAFGSYAGTVFRLIVVWAAVSIAYFIATVFILSFVTNKLGIAKPTAFAILILAHLCSMFAMGIGGALCDRIGRRTAMLVGSRTMLLAFIVFFPLVLSGSTPLIALAVVFLLCAAQFHAGVQPAYFAEAFPTEIRYRGSAVAYNLAVVVGSSAPFAATLIQAHTGGATWPIVGFGIAFNLLSMWAIHIGPESWQKAKLTRDRVGSTGWSE; the protein is encoded by the coding sequence ATGAATACCCGAAGAGAAACACTGGATCGCCACGCCAGCGTCGGCGCTGCGTCAGATAGCACGCAGATGGCAAACCGTGCGGCGCTGAGCAGCATCGCGGGTTCGGCACTGGAATGGCTCGATTTCGCCGCGTATGGCGCAATCGCGGCCACCGTCCTGCCGCAACTATTCTTCTCGAAGACCGATCCCACCACGGGCGCGCTTGCCGCGTTCGCGACCTTCTCTGTCGGGTTCGTCGCCCGTCCGCTTGGCGGCCTTGTTTGCGGCTATCTGGGTGATCGCGTCGGCCGCAGGAACATGCTGGTCTTCACGTTTCTGCTGATGGGTATCTGTTCGTTCCTGATCGGCGTGCTACCGACGTATGCATCGATCGGCGTGACGGCACCGCTCGCGCTGGTCGTGTTGCGATTCATGCAAGGGTTTGCTTTGGGGGGCGAAGTCACCGGCAGTCAATTGCTGACGATGGAACACGCGCCCAAAGACCGGCGCGGCTTCTATAGTTCCTTTATCGCGATGGGGTCGCCGCTCGCGCAAGTGCTGGCCAATGCGCTTCTGTTCGGGGTGGCCGCGTTGCTGACGAACGAGCAGTTCCTACGCTTTGGCTGGCGGGTCCCGTTCCTGTTCAGTTTCCTGCTGGTTGCGATCGGGCTATTCATCCGGATGCGTATTTCGGAAACCCCCGCGTTCAAAGCGGAAATGGAGAAGAAGCGTCGGGGCAGTGGTCAACCCGCTGTCGCATTCGGGAGCTATGCAGGGACTGTGTTCCGGCTGATTGTGGTTTGGGCGGCAGTGTCCATCGCCTATTTCATCGCGACGGTATTCATCCTCTCGTTCGTCACCAACAAACTGGGCATAGCCAAGCCGACCGCTTTTGCGATCCTGATTCTCGCGCACCTGTGCTCTATGTTTGCGATGGGCATCGGTGGCGCATTGTGCGACCGCATCGGGCGGCGTACGGCGATGCTGGTGGGATCACGCACCATGCTGCTTGCCTTCATCGTCTTCTTTCCGCTCGTTCTGAGCGGCAGCACCCCGCTGATCGCGCTGGCCGTCGTCTTCCTGCTGTGTGCAGCCCAGTTTCATGCAGGCGTGCAGCCCGCCTATTTCGCCGAAGCCTTCCCGACTGAAATCCGATACCGGGGGTCCGCGGTCGCCTACAACCTGGCCGTGGTGGTTGGCAGCAGTGCGCCGTTTGCCGCAACCCTGATCCAGGCGCATACCGGTGGTGCGACGTGGCCGATTGTTGGCTTCGGTATCGCGTTCAACCTGCTTTCGATGTGGGCGATTCACATCGGCCCGGAAAGTTGGCAAAAAGCAAAATTGACGCGTGATCGGGTCGGTTCTACGGGATGGTCCGAATAA
- a CDS encoding ISL3 family transposase: protein MTNQLFESALGITAPWYVRSVDFDAAQRHLNIAVDFVAGSRFGYAGVAGENPVHDTQIKRLRHLNFFQHECFLEVRVPRVRLPDGSVRLVEPDWVGQLSGFTLLFEALVLMLAQQMPFAAVARAVNLSWHRVHAICSRYVELALAAADLSGVTALAIDETSYRRGHEYLTLVADMQARRVAFVTTGKDASTIERFATYLGEHGGSPGQVSSVSIDMSPAFIKGVNEHLPEARVTFDKFHVVAHASKALDAVRRQQQKLDPQLKGMRWTLLKDADKLNLAQLTDLEALVSQYTTNRTARAWLYREQLRDILERKQINVVSEMLHQWCTNVMRSKVEPMKDVVSLIRRHFDGIVAWTQTRQTNGFIEAINGLFQAAKRKARGYARFETMRTVLFLIAGKLNFAAFNAHAR from the coding sequence ATGACGAATCAATTGTTCGAATCCGCCCTCGGTATCACGGCTCCTTGGTATGTCCGAAGTGTTGACTTCGATGCTGCTCAGCGGCACCTCAACATCGCCGTTGACTTTGTTGCAGGCAGCCGGTTTGGCTATGCTGGAGTGGCCGGCGAGAATCCCGTGCACGACACGCAAATCAAGCGCCTGCGGCATCTGAATTTCTTCCAGCACGAGTGCTTCCTCGAAGTGCGGGTGCCCAGGGTGCGCCTGCCCGATGGTTCAGTGCGTTTGGTTGAGCCAGATTGGGTGGGCCAGCTCAGCGGCTTCACATTGCTGTTCGAAGCGCTCGTGCTGATGCTCGCGCAGCAGATGCCGTTCGCCGCCGTTGCACGCGCGGTCAATCTGTCGTGGCATCGAGTACATGCCATCTGTTCGCGGTATGTGGAGCTCGCACTCGCGGCGGCCGACCTGTCGGGTGTGACGGCGCTGGCGATTGACGAAACCTCGTACCGTCGCGGTCATGAGTATCTGACGCTGGTCGCCGACATGCAGGCGCGGCGGGTCGCGTTCGTCACCACAGGCAAGGATGCCAGCACGATAGAGCGCTTTGCCACGTATCTGGGCGAGCATGGCGGCTCGCCCGGGCAAGTAAGCTCGGTCAGCATCGACATGTCGCCAGCTTTCATCAAGGGCGTCAATGAACATCTCCCCGAAGCGCGAGTTACCTTTGACAAGTTCCACGTCGTCGCTCACGCGTCCAAGGCGCTCGACGCAGTACGTCGCCAGCAGCAGAAACTCGACCCTCAGCTTAAAGGCATGCGTTGGACGTTGCTGAAGGACGCCGACAAACTGAACCTCGCGCAACTCACCGACCTTGAAGCGTTGGTCAGTCAGTACACGACCAATCGCACCGCGCGAGCCTGGCTTTACCGGGAACAATTGCGCGACATTCTCGAGCGCAAACAAATCAATGTCGTCTCCGAGATGCTGCACCAGTGGTGCACGAACGTCATGCGCTCCAAGGTCGAGCCCATGAAGGATGTCGTCAGCCTGATTCGCAGACATTTCGATGGAATCGTTGCCTGGACCCAGACCCGTCAGACCAACGGTTTCATCGAGGCCATCAACGGCCTGTTTCAGGCAGCAAAGCGCAAGGCTCGTGGATATGCACGCTTTGAAACCATGCGCACGGTCTTGTTTCTCATTGCTGGAAAACTTAACTTCGCCGCGTTCAACGCGCATGCCCGCTGA